GCgaagggagcggggctggctctgccgcgtgcctgcggctagaggcccttcgcgggtctccagcccacctaccagcgttTAATGCGGAAGCTGGGCCGggtgcgcccaagtcaaaaagagcggcctgccactgacacacggggcaggtaggatgacaccacggtaagaccgcctgtttccaaggcggcgcgtcgtatcaccatgcacagtgcgcggactgtgtacagtcccgtcatgGCGCTgcgtgcgtgatgatggcctgtaataggcgagccaaggcgtgcgctgcaacagtgcgcACGCAACGGGTCAGTGCCGTTTCACCGCCTGATAGGAGGTTAGATCCCAACAGTGACGgaacggcttcactgttgggcaacactgacaccggacactgtgcaagacaaggctaTACACGGCAATATCCTGGctatggatacgcacatcaacttcccgataaagaagactacggagaggagctggagatggagatctccacaTCTCTCATAgagcaggctcctgttggccgggcccaccagtcggggccccgcacagtgtaagcactccccttgcactataaaagggagagtgtactcgttagatgACAAGCTTCTTGAACACACGCACGCGTTCACGCTGCTCTCCATTCAGGCTTGCATAGTCAATACAACactaaagtggacgtagggtattacgctccggcggcccgaaccactctaattCCTTGCGCCCTTCCTGTGGCCATCCGcacaccgatcgagcgctcctaagtctcctccaaacccatcctaactaggattaggcgggtgcattccgccacccggctggagaatccctccgacatttggcgcgccagataggggaagggattaggtttggtttgcgctcggtcgaccttcacgacctcaatggcgcaggaagatGGTCACAATGACCTCCTGttgggcgaggaggtggcgtccACGATGCCACATGATTCCCGTCGTCCAACGTCCAGGGTGGCGCGAGCAGCTCCGCAACGCGCTCCGGTGCGGGCCTcggtggcccaatcggtgcctgcACCGAATGGGCcactcatggcagccagggagttgctccgcaatcCCCCTGGTGAGGCGGCCTCGCCCGACGCACTGAGGcagtggcgtgacgacgtcgaccgcctcctcaacttggcacaggcttccccgtgttccgcggggggggggggtccgccCCCAGGCAATGCCGTCATCAGGGCGGCGCATCTggctctgtgcactcaccatcagtgaggagtgcgcGGACCGAGGACCTtcgggcagagctcaaccgcagacgtgcgggagaggacgcccgtgtCTCCATTGAGCGGGCGCGTGGTCGCCGGCTCAGTATCGAGGGACACGACCTCGATGCCGATTTCGCTGCAGTGGCTCCGGCCCCACAGGGACCTGcccaggcaccggtgtccggGGTGGGTGCGCCGCGCTCGtagaccaccttcgcgcggttgcctggccgtccaagtttcggccacacctgccggagaagtacgacgggtcctccaacccgtcagaattcctgcagttctacatcaccgccatcacggcggctggaggtaacgatgtcgtcatggcaagttacttccatgtagccttgaccgggccagcccggacctggctcatgaaccttacacCGGGATCTATCCGATCCTGGGGTGAGCTGTGCGCACAGTTCATGGCAAACTTTGCCAGTGCGTATCAACAGcacggtgtggaggcccacctccatgctgtgaggcagcaacccggagaaaccctccgggccttcatctcccgcttcaccaaggtacgtggaacgatTCCGCATATCTCCGACgtgtctattatcacggctttccgacagggggtccgtgatgagaagatgctggagaagctagcgacccaccaggtggagaccgtcaccaccttgttcgctctggcggacaaatgtgccagggctgcagagggccgtgcatggcactctgcaacccaagCAGGACCCGCTCAGACGAGCGGACCCAGTGTCGccgcccctggcagcggcaagaaaaagaacaaaaagacccgtggctttgacaagtcacggatcggggGATCGGCCATTGCTGCggcaacgaccgggggccagaacccccgtggcaagcgcccgcgGCAACATCGCACCGACCtcgggtcgtgccctgtccatcctggggctcgccacagcgccactgAGTGCCgtgagatccagaagctcgcggagcgcctcagcaagaggcgtgaccaagcctccaGGGAAGGCACCTCACCTCCGCGGCGGTCtggcaaggagaaggtctctGACGCTGACGCAGCTGTGACGGAGAGGGAACTGGGGTATCatacccccaacaaagaccttaagggtctcttccaccaatCTGACTCCGAGTCCGGTGGTGACGAGCGTCGCAAGAAGTTGTACGAGATGTACGGTGGcagctcggagctcgtctcgtggcgggacgtcaagaccctccgccgagaggtcctctcggtaAAGCCGGTGACGCCGAAGGCGGCAccgcaccagcggtggaagaacaccaccatctccttcgggccgtcGGATTGCCCGGAGAATATGGCGGGAGCTGGTGTGCTGCCGCTTGTCATGGCACCCACCATCTCCAACgtccgccttcaccatgtgctgattgacggaggcaccggcctcagcgtcatcagctatgcagcgttcaaacacctgcagatcctggagtccaagctggctccatcgCGCCCgttctccggagtgggcccggatcccgtgtacccggtagggaccatcaccgtACCAGTTACATTTGGGACGGAGCACAACTTCCGCACCGAGAATGTGCAGTTCGAGGTGgcggaggttaacctccccttcaacgctaTCATTGgtagaccggccctgtaccggttcatggccattgcccattacgggtacgtggtcctgaagatgccttctccggcggGCATCCTCACCATCCAGAGCGACCGGGCCGCTGCTGTCGTAGCAGTCGAAAAGCTCCACGCACTAGCAACAGGACTTGCTCCTGTAGCTAGCGCcaaggggtccgacccctcgacctcgcgtgccaaggctctgcccaaggcaccgaaggtccgaccgtctgacacggacgatgttcccgtgaagaccgtccaggtcggagcggagacctcccagactacccgcatcggtgggaatCTGGAAGAGAAATAgaaaagcgcgctcatcgccttccttcgggcaaatgttgatgtgttcgcctgggaaccgtcacagatgcccgggatccccagggaggtgattgagcatcatctgaagatccaccccgatgccaggccggtccggcagaagccacgcaagcagtccatcgagcggcaaaacttcatccgtgaagaggtccgcaagctgctgcaggctggcttcattgaggaggtctaccacccagtgtggttggccaatccagtcgtggtcccgaaggctaacgggaagcttcggatgtgcatcgactacaccaatcttaataaggcatgtccaaaagacccctatccacttccgcgtatagatcagattgtagactccacctccgggtgtgatttgctgtccttcatagatgcctattctggttttcaccaaatcaaaatggctagtgatgataggaagcacactgcttttgtaacagtggatggtctttattgttatatagtgatgccttatggattgcttaatgctctacctaCCTTTGCTCATGCAATGAACATtactttaggtgatttggttagagatatagttgaggtgtatgttgatgacattgttgtcaagactagaTAGTCAAATTCCCtcttagaaaatttagctcaagtcttcgacaagttacgagCGACTTctaccaagcttaaccccgagaaatgcgtcttcggcgtatcggcggggaagctccttggtttcctggtcacccaccgagggatcgaggccaacccggataagatccgggcgatcgaggcgatgaggccccctgcgcgcctcaaggacgtgcagaggttgacggggtccctcgCAGCCCTCAGCTgcttcatctcgaggctggcggagagggcacttcccttTTTCAAattgatgagggggtccagtCCATTcgcatggactgaagaggcagaccgtgccttccaggagatgaagcagtacctcacctccttgcTGGTCTTGGTTGCAccagacccaggtgagacactgtttctttatcttgcagcgacGACTgaggtgatcagcatggtgctggtcaccgagaggtccgagcacCTCCCGCAAGGGGCCCTCGCGGACCCTCCTGCAGGagggggaggtccggcctccaccactccaACAACCgaccctacttcggagggtctgGCTGGGTCCCGACCCAGGGAGACACCAAGCGACCTAGGGTCCGACGAGACCCCAACTCAAGCTGAAGGATCCGgtccacctggcagagtcagggctgtccagaagccggtctactatgtcagtgaggtccttcacgaAGCAAAGGCTTGGTATCCTGAatcgcataagctcctttatgctatactcgttgcatccaggaaactccgtcattatttccaggcccacaagattgtggtggtgacctcctatcctttgagggccatccttcacaactccaacgccacaggcaatatcgccaagtgggcagctgagctcgctggattccaactcgacttccagccgcgcCACACCGTCAAGAGTCAGGTCCTAGCTGACTTCATGGTGGAGTGGACACCAGCACCAAGCATCCCAGGGGGTCCAGACTATGGGTCGAACCCCCCACGACTAGAAGTCAGGGCTCCGgcgttcaccggaccccactggaccctcttctttgacgggtccgcccgcagcaagggggcaggggctggcgtggtcctcatcgacccataTGGTGAgcaattgaagtacatggtgcacctcgattttgaggtcaccaacaacatggcggagtatgaggccttaatctttgggctcacagcggctctgtccctgggggtccgggagctcctggtcaaaggggactcccaactcgtcatcaggtAAGTcaggggggagtgttgctgcaacaacccccagctcgcagcctacctcattcatgtgaagagaCTAGAGAAgaacttcgatgtgctggaactgcaacatgttccacgcgagggcaattcagcagctgatgccctctcagcgagcgcatcgactcaggcacccgtgcctgagggcgtcttccagagacgtctgctgaagctttccacccagcctgccgacctgggcgaagggggtcggcctagcacctcgaagctagcggtcctgGCGGTgttccatccgtggagcccgccaagagtcgtgtgctcccttgagggtcccgaagacctcagggaaccacgcccagtttctcaggaaggtcctgatgcatggatctctaaggtccgggactacctgaaagataattaccttcctgaagaccaagcatctgctgagcgcattgtccggatggctaggcgatacacagtggtagaaggggatctctaccgccgtggcgccaacggagTCCTCAtgtggtgcatcacccaggaagagggccgcgacttgcttgcggagatccatggaggcgagtgcggaagtcattcctcatcccgcacgctggtcggtaaggccttccAGCATGGCTTTTACAGGctgacagcgctccaggatgcagctgagttggtaaggtcctgcaaagcgtgccagttccacgcaaagcagatacacactctagctcaggcgctgcagatgattcctccctcttggccctttgccgtgtgggggttggatatcttgggacctttccctagggccgtcggcgggtaccggtacctctatgtcaccattgacaagttcaccaagtggacggaggcaaccccagtcgtcaacattaccaaggcgtcagcaaccgcTTTACTCAGGTCAATCGTGTGCCgattcggggtcccgaaccgcgtcATCACGGActatgggactcagttcacgagccaatacttccaggagtactgtgaagACATTGGCATCcggctctgtttcgcctcagtggcgcatcccaggagTAACGGCCAtgttgagcgggccaacgctgagatcctcagagggctcaagatccgaacctactgtgatcttgaaaggcatggcgcaaggtggattgatgagcttccgagtgtgttatgggggaaccggaccacacccagccgggcaacaggggaaatccctttcttcctggtctacggggccaaAGCGTGCCTTctcccggagatcaccatgggctctctacgagtccagtCCTTTGATGAGGATTTGCAGGAATAGCAGCgccgccaagacgtggacctcgtcgacgagcgcagatggTGTGCCGCAGTCCAAAATGCATGGTACAACCaggcgctccggcgctaccaccaacggttcgtgcgtagtagggagctccgggtcggggacctagtcctaagacgaatcctaaaccgagagggcatgcacaagctctcccccagttgGGAGGGACCCTTCAAGGTAActaaggtgtgccgacccgggtCTGTTCAtctggctgcggaggatggaatgcaactacccaatccatggaacattgagcacctccgtaagttctatccctaggacctagttgagaggaaatttttcctttgtaattggtagtaTCAcagtgcggaccagggcggtggaggtccgtcctcgtaaacccggcccctggcgtacatcgcacaatccttctgtaccaattcattaaggaaaaaTTTACTTCTCAgtatgtccttgaagtccatgTGATTCTATCTTTCTTTGCTCcttgttacgctaaccccccacgtgttTTTCGCGTCTGTGTCGTGCCCAAGGCCCTTCTTAAGTTGCTATGCTACGTCTCTGCCCGGGACCTCTGTTTCACAGGAGCAAAGGAACCGGACCcctgggaactggcttcagggagacgtactcgccctttgctggggtccagggttgtgtagtCGCTTAGCCtagttccgtaccctaagcctacatgccttgccctcctagggtgagtactgttgtacctcgaaccatggacccgggggccgggaccccttttaaTCCCCGAATAGAGGTCCTAGTGCTCCGACTCACAACGCAACTTAGGAGGTTTTCGCTGGCCAGATCGGGAacccgtggggacgtctactaagcgtcgatctTAAGTCATGTGTAAGACCTCGGTTCTATGCCAGCTAGCcccgacctatcgcgactacctcccagggggccacgggacctcggtgtgctCAAGAACACTTTACAGATCGACAACCAAGAAAACAGATAAGTTTTTCTTCGCAAAACGAAATACTTAAATGCATCACTGATAATATACACAACATTACGAAGTTATttttacaataacaaaagttatattacaaaaattgaTAACAAGGCAGATGGCCCTATTGTCCTGGCTGGCTGGAGGTGTCCCCACTCTCTGCAGGTCCGGGACGacgccggaggcgggccgcgaccatGTCCACCGCCTCCTGGACCCCTTCTCGTGCGGCGGCTGCTGTCGttcggaggggtccgaccaagacgggagtcagctggacggtggggtcatggctccggaagctggtgaggatgtactcagcCATCCCCCGAGCAACTGCTTGCCCTCtatctccaggaggtcctgtatgCCGGCCTCCACGTCctgtagccgcctggcggtggaaTCCAACAGCTGGAGTGCGGTGCCAAATGGCGAAGGAGCCTCCGGCACCTAGATAGGGTTGGCTCCGAGTgcttctagcagagggttcaccgcaccGACCCATCTTGTTAACCGGTCGATGCCGGCGCTCCGCTCCGCTAGGagtccctccaccttggcctccctctcctggagggccgcctcgcgctcctggagcctccgggtcccggctgccagctcctcctctacggcctcttcccgcttctggagctcctggagccgggccacctcctctgcttcgcgggCAGCcagcctctcttctctctttgcTGCCGCCGCTGCCAAATCTGCGAGGGCGGACTTTTTCGCCTCGACCACTGCCGACGCCTTCCTGGCCTGAGTCGCCAGCTCTAGGGCGGTCCGCTCCCTGTCTGCCGCCGCCAACATCCTCTCCTCCGTGGCGATATGCCGCTTAAGGGCTTCCGCTTCCCGCCGCGTGGCCGCCTTTTCCCGTTGGAGCGCAGCCACCTCCCGGTCGCGGGCCTGCTCCATctcctcccgcaggagctcgcgccctagcacgagcttggcgcgctcctcggcgtagcAGGCGGAGACGGAGTTGATGCGGTCGCCCAGGCGggcctcccagtcggagagtcggtggcgctctgcctccagcttctcccactcccggcgcatgctagcctccagctcctgctgagcttggtggcatttggctatgagccgggggagagGGATCTCTGCCGTGCTTGGGAGGAgcgccttcccagcaccacctctgtttcttcctcctcctccgccggtgGAGCGGCGCTGCTGGCAACTTCCGCGACCCccggtgccgccgcctctgctccCTCCAGTGccgctgcctccggtgccgccgcctccgcggccTCCGGAGCCGTGATCTCCGCTGCCCCTGCTGCCTCTGGCGCTGCAGTCTCCGCCATGGCAGCAGCCCCCTCAGCTGCTGGCTCAACTAGTGAGGGCCCGGCCTCGACGTCcggagctgctgccgctgcatcCGTCGCTGCAGCGGGTTTGGCGGCCTCCTTCTGGGGGGTGGCTTCGGGTCGTGGCGGAGTGGAGGCCTCCGGCTCCGAACCCATGGGTCCGGAGGCTTCTGGAGCTGTTTCGGGCGGGGGTCCTGCTGGGGTTGGCGCAAAGGATCCCGGCGCTGACTGGGGGCCGGGTCCCCCAGTTGGAGCACCTGAAGATTGGGGcctgccataccaccaatatggTTAAGGACCAGAAATCAAGAGGGATAATGAAAAACCCTGACAACACTACTTACGGGAAGTCGCACCATTCCTATCTGCCTCAGGCAGCCGGGGGGACCTTCTTCCCTGTCGAGGACCCCTCGGACCTCTGGTGTTGGTCTCCGGCTGCCGGTGCTTCCGATGGCAGGGGTGGGGCTTGCGACCTCTGCTCTCTCGGCGACGGCGGCAGTGTCGCTGGTCGCCGTGTCGGCGGTGGTGGTGAAGGAGTCTGCTGCCTCGGAGGAGGCCGCCGTGTCTCCTCCGGACTCCTTTCTGGCTGCTGCTGTTGTGGCGGGGGTGGTGGAGCTCTgctctgctgctctgctcccgcCGTCTTCTAGCgtttgggcgccggctccccgaccagggaaccgtcgccgcgctggagcctccgggatttgctcccttcggcttggctgctccGTGCAGGTGCTGCCCCCTGAGATTCGTcgctcctttgggccggggcagcacccggACTGTCCTTATGCcggtgctccggcaccggcaccttctccttccctttcccgctgggggccggacctccgggtcccggCTCCCCGGCACCTTCGTTGGTACGATGCTGGCAGTCCGGTGTGGcaccagggatctggagcccgcggttggggtcccctcccagttgccggaccgccaggccgccctcgtccaggctCGGCATCGACACCAGGACTGATGACCGCAATGCCTgatcctcgcacagggccttgaccctGCTCGGGAGGACCAAGGACTCCGAGATGAacacctcgccggtcatcgcccggaccgcCGTCTCTAGCTCCGTCCAGGTGAAGTCGCCGCCTGGCCCGCGCGCGATCTTGCAGCAGTCATTTAGCACTGTGTACacataggccatccgggaccgctgctgcagggggcgattcgccgcttcaggaagtcccccagcaccatcatggaagtcaggccgctccttgccagcttcttgatccggtacagcaccgggtcgagctccgctggtattgttggcctggccttccaggtgctccggtcactCTGGGACCTTTCGTTGGCAGCTCCAGGTGGTCGTGGGGGTCGACTGCcacgatgacccagccttcgcgccagtcctcccacttggagctggagaaggcggcgatgtaggaaCCCGCCATTctgtgccggagctggaagtaataaGCGCCGATCTCGCTGCGCTTAGACTTCCCGGTCCCGACCAGGGCGTAgaagtgtttgaagatggtggtgcaggggcgcacccccacgaacatctccataaaatgggcgaagaccgccacgaggaggacggagtggggggtgagatgatgaagttggaggccgaactcctccaggagcaggaggaagaaggaggagatcggaggaaccaacccgcacataatgtatgagttgaaaaggacgaactcccctgcggcaaggtcgcggagggggattTTGCTGGCCCTGACCTTCCCGTCTTGCGCCGACACGGTCCATCCCAGAAGGCACCGCACTGAGTCCAACTGGGCCcggctctggaagcggcgcgggaaaagAAGCGAAGACATGGCGATGGCGGTGAGTTCGCTGGGGATGGATTGCAAGGGGCTGGGAAGAGAAGGAAGccgagcgcaaggaagctgatcgcgagaagggatgtggagacgaaggggcgctgcggcgtctgttgttggcaagagtgaaaaggtagccgttcccttcggcgcctaccttttatgcaaaaagcTATTCCCTCCTTGCGCTCCGCAGCGACCGGGAagaagtcgaacggttgcctACACTTGcctcccctcctctcacaccctatgaccggtgggcccgggcccaccagtcaGTGGCGTGGGTGCTGGAGGATCGAGGGagaggcggaatccgaaccgcccgagccgcgcgacgggctcgaataagacaagaatctgaaccgtctgacgtGCACGGTGTGCGTGGAGGACGGGCCCCCCGGGGACCCCGCTATGGGCGAAAGGACGTCCGTGCCCTTTCCCGGCGGAAACGAGCTGTCCCCCCGGTGCGATGCTAGCATTTGATCGCACCTGCGGGTTCGaccctctcccgaggtgggcccgggggcctctgtcggtacattcagacaggggtacctcctgttAGGGTGTCCAAGCCCTTGGCATCTTACAATCCGTAATCTCCTCCTCGCCTTCTGGGGGACGTGGTATACGGCCCTGGCCTAACAGCTGGGACTGTGGTCTCcggacccccccccccgtgcTATTCCAGGTCCAGAGCTGAGGAATGTTGAGTACTCTATCCTGCCTGTGATGAGTGAATTGTCAACCGTGCGGTGTGATCGTGCGCTTGGTCTTTGGATTGCAGGTACACGGGCGTCGAGTGTCGACGGAGAGTTGCCATGGAGGAGCTCGGGCCGGGCGGCAGCTGTGGCATCCACTCCTGGATCGAGGACGCAAGCGGCGACGGAAGGCGGGTTTCTTGGTTTGCGCCACAAAACCAAGGAAGCTGACGGCGGTTGAAGACACCAAGTCGTGGAGGCACGGGCGTCGGTCTCGGGACTGACGGAGGCGACGGGCGTCGACGGCGTCTAGGGCCTCGCTGCGGGCGAGGAGGTGACGGGCGTCGGGCGGCGTCTAGGGTCGTCAGAAGGCCGAGGCGGGAACGGCGTCTAGGGCCACGGTGTGGAGGCGGGAATCTTCCCGTGCGTGGAGTTTTGGCGGTTTTCTCAAAACCGGCCACCTACCCGGGTTTCGCGGACCCTCCAAAACCGCGGACCGGATCTTCGTCCACACGGCGGCATCGCGGAGAAGACTTCGACTCGAAGAAAGAACCTCGACCGTCGGATGAGATCATGTATCTTTTTCCGGTTTTGCCCCTACGGGCTTTCTAGTGTTTATTTGAGTCCAGGGGTAATGTAGTCTTTTTGGGTGAGAGTTGTTGGGGTTAAAAAACCCCCTCACCCCCTTCCTCTTGGGCAGCCAGTTTTTCTTTCCCCCTGACGCAAGAACAAAAGTGCTATGCTCTTCCCGTAACCTTGTCTCtgttctttcttttcctccctcTTCTCCCCTAGGGTTAGGATTTTGTGATGGAAATTTGAGACCTTGTACCATGGATTCGCTGGGAATGGAGGCCCTACTCTCCTATGCCCTCTTGGGGTTTTTGATTTGAGGAGATTCGTGTTGTCTTGCTGCTGTTATTTTCGTTTCCTTTCTGTTTCTTGGCCCAGGCAGTCGAAGGAGCATGCGTGTGGCTAGCGGGCAGCGGCAGCGAGGCCCCAGGGCGCCATCCCTATCGCGCATGTGACCAGATGCACGCGCGCGGGCAAGACAGAGCAGGCACATCCTTGGCCACCAGCTGGAGACAAGCAACGCACACAAGGTGTTTGAGAAAATTTC
Above is a genomic segment from Panicum hallii strain FIL2 chromosome 8, PHallii_v3.1, whole genome shotgun sequence containing:
- the LOC112903554 gene encoding testis-specific gene A8 protein-like; amino-acid sequence: MGSEPEASTPPRPEATPQKEAAKPAAATDAAAAAPDVEAGPSLVEPAAEGAAAMAETAAPEAAGAAEITAPEAAEAAAPEAAALEGAEAAAPGVAEVASSAAPPAEEEEETEVVLGRRSSQARQRSLSPGS